Proteins encoded within one genomic window of Rhododendron vialii isolate Sample 1 chromosome 1a, ASM3025357v1:
- the LOC131324229 gene encoding uncharacterized protein LOC131324229, which translates to MAEESETQTSTSQQSPPQPSSQGPPNPPQIQGPTYFILGASQNGDGQMFPIMCPALVPGGFNLQNQEQMNRGAGIYAVPVLPFMNPIAGFPPNTLIPLTYSTPTRTSSSEAATSGEQGQLGQQQQQQLQQQQQQHHQAPQRQIVVRRFQIAIHLDLLLILKLAAVIFLFNQDGSRQRLVLLVFFASLVYLYQTGALTPLVRWLQQGMQRAAAPPQPPRPDARPDNLPPGARQGNENAAGPEGQPEGENEIQPLLDGNRAVENNEHVVEPGADNAGNRWWGIVKEIQMIVFGFITSLLPGFHNLEHG; encoded by the exons ATGGCGGAAGAATCCGAGACCCAGACTTCAACCTCCCAACAATCTCCGCCTCAGCCTTCCTCGCAAGGCCCACCCAATCCTCCCCAg ATCCAGGGACCAACATACTTTATTCTTGGGGCTTCACAAAATGGTGATGGTCAGATGTTTCCAATCATGTGTCCGGCACTCGTTCCTGGGGGGTTCAATTTGCAAAACCAAGAACAGATGAACCGTGGAGCAGGCATATATGCCGTTCCCGTACTCCCATTCATGAATCCCATTGCTGGATTTCCCCCTAACACACTTATCCCTTTAACCTATAGCACACCCAC TAGAACAAGTTCTTCTGAGGCTGCAACATCGGGTGAGCAAGGGCAACTGGGacagcaacagcaacaacagctgcagcagcaacaacagcaACATCATCAAGCACCTCAAAGACAAATTGTTGTGAGGAGATTTCAAATTGCCATTCATCTTGACCTGTTACTTATACTAAAGCTGGCAGCAGTAATCTTTTTGTTCAACCAAGATGGGTCAAGACAAAGGCTTGTTCTCCTTGTGTTTTTTGCTTCACTTGTTTATCT ATATCAAACTGGAGCTCTCACTCCACTGGTACGATGGCTTCAACAAGGAATGCAAAGGGCAGCTGCACCTCCCCAACCACCAAGACCAGACGCTAGGCCGGACAATCTGCCTCCTGGTGCAAGACAGGGGAATGAGAATGCTGCTGGACCAG AGGGACAACCAGAAGGTGAGAATGAGATTCAGCCTCTCCTTGATGGGAATCGGGCAGTTGAGAATAATGAGCATGTGGTGGAACCTGGTGCAGACAATGCTGGCAACAGGTGGTGGGGGATTGTGAAGGAGATCCAAATGATTGTATTCGGCTTCATCACCTCACTTCTTCCGGGCTTTCACAATCTTGAACATGGATGA